The following proteins are encoded in a genomic region of Liolophura sinensis isolate JHLJ2023 chromosome 7, CUHK_Ljap_v2, whole genome shotgun sequence:
- the LOC135470041 gene encoding neuroglian-like, which produces MDMKAAELKVKAPPDQPVDVQVINCLAHSAEILWRPGNENGDAIKNFIVQFNTSSDPDHWYDYDEEIPHFVRTTVVNLFPYGNYSFRMVARNSVGLSTPSYATRKVCWTPPDHPDGNPENVRTVTNKKGKLIIEWTPMPRLLHNGPGFHYVVSWRPKGSTYWHSQVVENSKQGQIEIDVETVYGLYEVKVKAVNNIGESYQPAFVILGRSGEDEPQVAPKDFRLDPDKPVQPHSAHFIWEAVDTTVEKIHGRFRGYRIRYWKSSEGRHRLRQIDVFIDSPGRTHGPDIRAALNGLPAYTALRAQVVVMNTHYTGPPSQTIDFFTPEGTPGAVRDLRVEALGSSYVQLEWLPPDEPNGILLGYDIGYQAVSVTEVGPIQPLKPEVPNPSMLAAKITGLSGGHQYRFYVWARTKAGRSRDPSFVDVVMEDAADQRNGEYQTSNHKREDRRGGDPTSSTDLASLSRLTLSTSLVLTTLVFPFL; this is translated from the exons cgCCACCTGATCAACCAGTGGACGTACAGGTTATCAACTGCTTGGCACATTCAGCGGAAATATTGTGGAGACCTGGAAATGAAAATGGCGATGCCATTAAAAACTTCATTGTGCAGTTCAATACTTCTTCTGACCCAGACCATTGGTATGATTACGATGAAGAAATTCCACATTTTGTCAGAACTACTGTTGTGAACCTGTTTCCTTATGGGAACTATTCTTTTCGTATGGTGGCACGGAACTCTGTTGGATTAAGTACGCCAAGTTATGCCACCAGGAAAGTTTGCTGGACACCCCCAGATCATCCTGATGGTAATCCAGAGAATGTGCGGACAGTTACCAATAAGAAGGGGAAGCTCATCATAGAATGGACA CCAATGCCACGACTTCTACACAATGGGCCAGGTTTTCACTATGTTGTCAGTTGGCGACCCAAAGGTAGCACCTATTGGCACAGTCAGGTCGTGGAGAATTCAAAACAAGGCCAGATTGAGATTGATGTGGAGACTGTGTATGGTCTGTATGAAGTCAAGGTCAAGGCTGTTAATAACATCGGGGAGTCTTACCAACCTGCATTCGTTATCCTTGGTAGATCAGGAGAAGATG AGCCACAAGTAGCACCAAAAGATTTCCGATTGGATCCTGACAAACCAGTGCAACCGCACTCTGCACACTTCATCTGGGAAGCTGTGGATACGACAgtggaaaaaatacatggcaGATTTCGAGGGTACAGG ATTCGCTATTGGAAGTCAAGTGAAGGGAGACATAGGTTACGTCAGATAGATGTGTTCATTGATAGTCCAGGTAGGACCCATGGTCCTGACATCCGTGCTGCTCTGAACGGGCTACCAGCTTACACAGCACTCAGAGCACAGGTTGTTGTTATGAACACTCACTATACTGGCCCACCTAGCCAGACTATTGACTTCTTCACCCCAGAGGGCA CTCCAGGAGCAGTAAGAGACTTACGTGTAGAGGCATTGGGCAGCTCCTATGTTCAGCTGGAGTGGCTTCCCCCTGATGAACCCAATGGCATACTACTGGGGTATGACATTGGGTACCAAGCAG TGAGTGTCACAGAGGTTGGCCCTATCCAACCTCTCAAACCTGAGGTGCCAAACCCTTCCATGTTAGCGGCCAAAATCACTGGCCTGTCTGGTGGTCACCAGTACAGGTTTTACGTCTGGGCGCGGACTAAGGCTGGGCGGTCAAGGGATCCCAGTTTTGTGGATGTAGTCATGGAAGATGCAGCTG ATCAAAGAAATGGTGAATATCAGACATCTAACCACAAACGTGAGGACAGAAGAGGAGGTGACCCAACATCAAGTACAGATCTGGCATCTTTATCGCGATTAACACTGTCTACCTCCTTAGTCCTTACAACTCTAGTCTTCCCATTTTTGTAG